The following DNA comes from Ricinus communis isolate WT05 ecotype wild-type chromosome 10, ASM1957865v1, whole genome shotgun sequence.
CAGTTCATAACATATTCATTGATGTAATGATTTTGCTAGGTCTTCTTGGAAGTGTTGCTCCTTGTGTGCTGTATGGCAGCAATGCTGAGAGACTTGGATCTACTCCTGGGACCTTTGCCAATCACTGCTTGCCTTACACTGGTCTTTACTTGATTGGTAATTCATTTTTTGGTTGGAACTGCATTGCACCATGGTTCTCTTATCCTAGCCGTACAGCTATCCGTCGACGGTTCAACCTGGAGGCAAGTTATTTTTCCACCCTTTGGCCCTCCCTATCTACAACCTGGTTGTGGTTTTTAACTTTGTAGAGTTTTGTAGGTCACAATCTTGCTATTTGTAATACCTGTATGTACATGCATTATCactttatattcattatattcATGAGTCTGCTCTATTCTTCATATAAAATGCACTTCTCAACTGCAACTTTATAGTTTCTATGTTCTGTTTCATTGAGATTGGGGATATAAACCATTATTCAGcatcatttatttgattatattcATTACCAGTTTTGGTTGTGTACATGTACACTTGAATCCTTGTTTTCCATTAATTTTTCACGAGttgtttcttgtttttgtCAAGTTAGCATCCTTGTTTTTGGATGTATTTAATTGTCTTTGTTCAGTTGGTTTTAGAATCAAATTAAGAGGCAGTATGCATTTGAATGGTTCTTGATTTTGTATAactattatgattattttgcATGAAATTGTAGAGCATTATTTTGTACTATTGagctttcttcattttcttcataCGGGGTTGGGCCTCCATATTtgtgatttttattatattttttcccaaaatttttgtttttaaaagaaaaggcccCTTTTTCTTCAGTTTGGTTGGGGGTTGGGGGTTGGGGGTGGGGGGCAGTGTTCAATATGTCATTAGAGTTCTTTTAATGCATTTACAATGGAGATGTTTCAGTCAGAGCCTCTTGATCGTTAATTTGCATGGTTTTCATGTTATCAGGGTAGTTGTGAGGCACTTAATAGGTCATGTGGTTGCTGTGGAAGCTGTGTGGAGGATGAGCTGCAGCGCGAACAGTGTGAATCAGCATGTGATTTTGCAACCCATGTGTTCTGCCACCTATGTGCTCTCTGCCAGGAAGGCCGTGAGATCCGCCGCAGGGTGCCTCATCCTGGATTCAATGCTCAACCGGTCTTGGTTATGATCCCTCCTGGGGAGCAGGCAATGGCCCGTGAGCCCTGAAGGCAGCCATCCTTTACACTGtctatatacataatatatcCGTGTGATGTTGTAAAACCCTTCGTTAAAGTTTGTTTCTGTGACCTGAATTGCAGTGGCAGATCCTATTGGTTTGATCAAGTAACGCAATGATGAACACGCAGACCTTGtttagtttatattatatttgtgtatcttccttgtaatttgtttatatatttatttattttggttgGAATGGAAGTGAGTTGCAACCTAGACACATATTTGTTTATGCTTGGGCACAGACTCATCCCACCCTTGATAAGCTGGAAGTAATTGAACTGCAGATGTAGCATATGGAAACTCTTGTAGTTGGCATGGTAACTGCAGATGTGTAATGGTGAATAAGATATGGTGTTGGAGGTGATGgttgaaaattaaaacatgGAAATGTGCTATGCAGACATAGGCATTATAACTTCGGAGCGCTCTTAAATTAACAGTCTCACTTGGACAAAACAGAGAGTAGGGCATCAAATTCTAGTCTACAAACAAGTTAGCAGTTGGATTTGGGATAGATGATCTATTGCATACTTTGCATTCTAACGTTGCAGTGCTTCTACTATACATTGATCGCCAGATCCAGGTTAAATATGAGCCATTTCGCAATTCACCTCAAATCTCAGAAAAGTCTAGAAACCTACAATCTTTAATcagtaaattattttcttgacaGCCATCTATCCTCTACTTTTGGCACATCAGACTTATCAAGCCAAAGCTTAAGCATTCTTTGCAACTTGAACATTATTTGCACAATCTGGCTAAAGCTACTGATTAGAGGGACAAGTCGATTAAATTTAGCAACAGCCTTTCACCATTTATCAATTTCAAGTTTTCTAGTCCCACAGCGGCCATCATAGAACTCGAACAAGATTGCAACCATTCTAAGGTAAGCCGATCAGATGGACCCGCAAGAGGAGAATTGAAAAGACAAGGTGCATTTTGAAGGCAAGTATTCTGTCCAAATATAGCACTGACTTTGAACTTTCAAGTTAAGATTTCTAACTGTCAAAGCTAAAAAGAGAAACAACGAAACTCTCTTGACACGAAACACATGGAAAACTTCGACCACAAGAGTTCAAGTTCAGCATGAACTAACGGACAGGTAAcacttattaaaattcaattcacTCTCCTGGTGCAGAGACACCCTGCCTAAGTCTTTCcctcttcatcttcttcttggagactggcttcttcttttttgggGGAAGTGTCTTCTGAGCATACATGTAGAGAACATAATTTCCAATTAGGAATGTCAGAACTATCCCTCCAATAACCAGTAGCACTATCAACCCTGGGTTGAATCCTTTAGTCTCAACATCCTTGACCACATTCCCCTATTGATCATGAGCAtcaaagtaaattatttaagcACACAGAtgataatacataaaatatcaAGTAGAATAAACACAACCTGCAAATTAACAATCAACAATTCAGACACTGTTCAAGCATTCAAAAAGAGAGGCCAGCTAATACAACAAAAGTGCTTTTATTCTCCAAGGAACTCTTTAATGTTGACATGTTATCTCTGAATAACTGATCCTAATGCTTTCACTTGTGGCTAAACTTCTAAATGAACTCCCAAAGTAATCGAGTTAAAATGCTAGTTCCATCAAATAGGCACCCTCTAACATACAAAATTAAAGAGCCAAGTATAGACCATCCTGTAGAGTGTGGCCCTGCTTGAACACACATATTCAAGAGATCCTACTAGTTACTGATGTGATTCCAGAAtcaatatgacaaaaaaaaaaattatacaggTAATATCAGTAAATATTATACAGTTATTATATGGTTACTTTTTAAGACAGGTATCCACAATCTTAACACCTGAGTTTTCTAATTAGCTGCCAAGAACCTAATATCATGTATACAAGTACAAAAAAGGTGAAGATGACTACACTGGAAAATTGAAAGATTCAACTGTATTGTAAAATTTGGAAACTTCAATTGACAAAGAAATAAAGCATCTCTTAGATCACGACATTAattcaatccaaaaaaaagagagaaaataaataacccTTTGAGTTTTATTACATTGTGAATTAGAAATCAGTGTCAGCCAAACACAAACTGAATTACACCAGCAAAATTTAGCCAATCAACAAAAGTTTACATCTTTAGCTCTCGTATATTTGATTAATGTATAATTCAtttccaaattaaaattaattataatcaaataaatttaaaaaatgacaaGGATCAATCCATAGCAGAATTGTGTTTGAGAACGGTATCTTATCAAAGATCAAACAATAAACAACGAGATCTCAAGACCTAAAATTAACACTAACACAGATCtcgtaattaaattaaattgagaatCAGTGAAAGCAGAATACCATGTTTTGGAACGACGGAGGAGAGTGATCGGCGAACTCGAATTCGTCGTCCATGGTTTACCGGCGATCAAGCTCCGGCGAGCGAATCAGACAACACAAGAAGAatctagagagagagagagagagagagagagatccAAATACTAACGCAGAAACAAATAAGACCACCTTGGATACTATTAGTTTATTATACCTGGTTTTTTAAGGATACTTTTGTTTTAACCctcaatttttgtttatatttatgggtttgacCCTACTAGTTTTCATATTAACTCAACTACGTCCCCGTCTTAGGGCCTGGAACCTGATTATATAAGCTCGTGTGAAATGGTTTTGTATATAaatgtaaaaagaaatataattttattaaatagttaattatcaaaagaattataaaaaatggaAGAAGAGTTATCTATtaatggattttttttttctttttgaattgtTAGAGTGCAATTCTATAAACTGGTTTTCTATTGTAtattacatttaaattttaggatacttcaataaaattttaaaactaaataaaaacacattaaaatttatatttcaataattataaaaataaaaaataagattatcAAACTAGTATACTTAATATATAGTTTGAGTGGTAAGACCgtttgtttttaaaatattaaagttttaAGTTTAAGTTCTCCCCTGTGTATTTGGtgaattttcaatttcacgggtgtaaaataataactattttCTGTCATATAGCTCacaatttattgaattttttataaatgaaaaagatatCATCCAACTAatgaaattgataattttatcaGCTAAACTAATTAAACTGGATTTGCTCAATCAATGATTTTTAGTGTTGGTGTattgcataaaaaaaaaaaaaaaaagtattaagtTATTCTACTTGGTATTGGATGGGCTTTTATGTcccaatattttattttaggcCACGTGAATTGGGCTGGGCTGGATGGTTAAAACAGTCGTCAAGAGCATGGAACTCTATAGCACGTGTTTCATCCATCAAATCTTTCTGCTATCacatccatatatatatatatacctcaAATGTATGAATTAGGACCCATCTTATATGTCCTTTTTGCTGTTCATGCTTCATATAGATATTATCCTTATAAATTTAGGATCATTAAATACTCCATTAATCTTTCCTcaatataatactttttccACTGTTACTAATTGgtaatgtatttatttacagataaatttaagattttctaataattttttaatttttaaaattataaataatttttaattataaataggaTTTAATCGAGATAATATTAGATTTGAATAATCAAATCGATCCAATTTTTAAATAGGTGtacaaattaactaaaaaaaataataatcacaGGCTACTTTCATACTTATCCcagataaaggaaaaagaaaaaagaaaaagattagaCAAAGGCATTTGATTGTCATAATAAAGGTGATTAAGTATGCTCAATCTGTGTGCTTGGTGGTGGAGCATGTGGCGAACATAGTCCAATGGCTGAGCACAGGACCAACCACCTCGTAACAttttcaaacaaaaacaatCTTAGTATCctttcattaaatattttctttagttgtATGTCAAAAATAGAATCAAGTAACCAGACAAGATTCTCATTTATAGACGTGGTTAGAAGTATTTGTACATGGTCGGTTGATGTAACTATACATTTTAGTTACCTCTAATTagactataaatatattcaaataataatatttttttaaattatctcAGGATTagagtttattattattccaaGTTTTTCGAGCTAAAATACACCCAACCTCAGGGGAATTAtcttgatatttatttatttttttttattctgaCATGGTGCAAGTATGAATATGAAGGCATTATTTTCTGACTTACAAATgtgaaaacaagaaaaacaaaacactAAGTAGAAAGACAACAGTAGAGCCAcaaaatttactaatatatatacagtAGACCAAGCACGTGACCTTGGTCAGtgattttctattataatCGTTTGATTAATCACTTGTATTAATATAGTGAAAGGAATGTTTACTGGAAGAGATTCAAATTGTCGGCCAAGGCTTAGATATTTAAtgcttccttctttctttctacaATTGGTTTTTAAGCTCTTGCTTTCtacaattattatattttaatattatatataaaattttaaataaatatgataatattttatcctATAAACTGTTAATTACATTATACGgataaatattaatacatTTTTTCGTTTTTCTCAACCTTGAAACATAATGAGAATCAAAATTACCCAATAAGGATTATTTTAGTGCAAA
Coding sequences within:
- the LOC8283809 gene encoding cell number regulator 8, with protein sequence MANNNNSNLNSTSDREESNPLLNKNLQEQEKKTTKAAAESPVEKPAPPQLRRPEYGWTANGLPLSHGSVVGEPMGRAQWDSSICACLGRNDEFCSSDLEVCLLGSVAPCVLYGSNAERLGSTPGTFANHCLPYTGLYLIGNSFFGWNCIAPWFSYPSRTAIRRRFNLEGSCEALNRSCGCCGSCVEDELQREQCESACDFATHVFCHLCALCQEGREIRRRVPHPGFNAQPVLVMIPPGEQAMAREP
- the LOC8283808 gene encoding DNA-binding protein S1FA, with product MDDEFEFADHSPPSFQNMGNVVKDVETKGFNPGLIVLLVIGGIVLTFLIGNYVLYMYAQKTLPPKKKKPVSKKKMKRERLRQGVSAPGE